Within the Takifugu rubripes chromosome 8, fTakRub1.2, whole genome shotgun sequence genome, the region agacacacacagagacacacacacacacacagagacacacacacagagacacacagagacacacacagagacacacacacacacagagacacacacacacagagacacaccgacacacagagacacaccgacacacagagagacacacaggcacacactgagacacagagacacacacacacacagacacacactgaaacacagagacacacacaccgacacacagacacacacagacacacacagagacacacacaccgacacacacacacacactctttctctctctctctctctcacacacacacacacacacacacacacacacacacacacacaccctacccTCGTGTGGACAACACATGTTCTAACCTTCTGGGTTTCTTCATGATGGCAGCAGCCTCACCTGTAGCTCCACCTGAGAATCACATGTTCAGCGTGTCCTCAGGTCTCTGCAAAcatgggggcggagccaccTCTGAGctgaggcatgctgggaaatacaGTGTGAGCAAATGGAGACTtgggctgtgtcctaaccccccctgtaccctacacaggctgtgtccataacccccccctgtaccctacatatgctgtgtcctaacccccccccataccctacataggctgtgtcctaacccccccctataccctacataggctgtgtcctaaccccccctgtaccctacataggctgtgtcctaacccccaccataccctacataggctgtgtcctaaccccccctataccctacataggctgtgtcctaacccccctgtaccctacataggctgtgtcctaaccccccccctataccctacataggctgtgtcctaaccccccctataccctacacagactgtgtcctaaccccccctgtaccctacataggctgtgtcctaaccccccccctgtaccctacacaggctgtgtcctaaccccccctataccctacataggctgtgtcctaacccccctataccctacacaggctgtgtcctaaccccccccataccctatctagtgcactcaatgtatcccacaatgcactgcgaaaagtagtggaCAAGCGAGCGCCCTAACTCGGGAATGTCTCCCATCAGCCTTTGCGGCAGAGGTGTCTAACTCAAATACCCAGGGGGCCAAAATTCCAAACTGGGCCAAAGTCacgccaacattgatatttattgaaagaatcttcctccagctacaacagggaaccttttgatatggacccaaactagttttgctcaacaactgaacatggaacaagcaaagcttaacacagtAAAATATATGATTTATtactgcacacatgcaaaatcgaaattcaaatttaataaaaacatatcGCTGCAttcattttttctctttttattttcagccttctgaattaaatttcaatAGTAATCTTTTGCCGTTGTAAGTAacttttcatctctttttctggcacctttgagtcatttccaggtgcttgtgcttgtcttggtgttgtgttttatagcGCCATCTGCTGTTGTTCTCTTGTGAtgaacattggctccacatacaggacagacaggtccgtcttttacatatctaaacagatattctgcctccttcctgttcagaaaggtcttattttctgcctttctttttaccatttttcagaAGGGTAGTGcagtgccagaattagcattagcatataaggtcgctttgactacttcctctctcttggtggttggcaagccacacattggtgcattaccaccacctgctgatgtggagtgtggattttaACACAggagagcattctggtatttgtagtatgAGCACATGCGCTTTAAGAGATAATACCGACGGGCCAGCTCTAacagtcaattggtatggcttcacgggccaaatataatcacattgcgggccaaatttggcccacgggccagagtttgacacctatgctTTACAGTATCACGTGATAATCTGTCAATGGCGGGTAAACGAGGAGAGatgacgtacaaatgtatgtattattatgttattatatgctatttgtttcacatatcttactagagcgtaaaattctttcactttagccgaacattgctgcctccattttaaatatgttgttggctttatttatttatgcgcGACTATAAGCATCTTATTAGATTACGTACCGCTTTAGTTCCACCTTGCTGTAGGTGCTGTAGGAGTGGTATTAATATAACGCAGACTGACGGCTTGAATTGGTTTCTTAAGGGAGTGATGATGACATTAGTAAGATGATCCGATGGCGGCTGGAGAAGGACCACCTCTGCTCCGggaagaggttttctgctgcagcaggatgggaTGGGAGTGGGTGGTGGCCAAATGTTATTATGGGCTGTATTTTATTGCTGTAACTTGGAATCTGGGGTGATCACAATCAGAAACTAAACTGATGGACTTCTGcaatttgtttatgtccttgttCCAATTTGTAGAGTTGTGCTGAGGGAAATTGGCCCGAATGGAACGCTGACTCCAGCACGAGAACCTTAAAAAATATGAATGAaataattgctttaaatttAGTCTAAATGTGACAGACTAATAATTATAGCAAATGTAGCATTACTGTTTGAATTGTTCACTTATTCCCTGTTTGTAGGAGCTTCAGAGACCACCATCAGGATCTGGCACTGAATCTGGGGATTCAGTGGAAATAGTTCCCTCTCATGGATCAGGCAACAGCTGGCAGGCCCTCCATTCGCCCCCATCCCTCGGTGCCTCAGCCTGGGGGGAGAGCCCTTCCTTTTCTGAGTCAGGCTCCCCAGATTCAGTCCCAGATAGACCTGATGGAGAGTCAGGAACCAGGGCCAGCACCACGCCAGCGCCAGCGGTGCGATAGGGTCCTGATAGGGTCCTGGTAGGGTCCTGATAGGATCCTGATAGGATCCTGATATGGTCCTGATAGGGTCCTGATAGGATCCTGATAGGATCCTGATAGGATCCTGATATGGTCCTGATAGGATCCTGATAggacgtttgtgtgtgtgtgtgtagttgctGCATATTGAGTGCCAATGCCCcattctaccagcaaagtgaggacatttggtcctcacaacttcacaGGCCTGTTGGAGGGTTCAGACCTGGTTTTAAGGGtctaggtcagaggtcaagggtcCAGTTGGTCCTTTGTGACAGGGTTAGGTGTCCATCAGCTGGTCCCGGAGAGGCTGGAAGCTACAGTGCTAACCATGTGGAGGAGAACCGTCCTGGTGTTGAGGGTTAGGTTCCCTGAGTTGAGGTTCTAAACCAGTTTGGACTTCCAGACATGTTTCAACATTCCAGTGTCTCGTTGGATTCCTGCCTGTCAGGAAGCTCTCCTGGTCTTTGATGTGTCCTGGAGCGGCCAATGCCGTGGAACATTCGGTTGCTGTGTTCCTCTGAGAGCCGAAGAACTCGCTGTTCTCCTCTGAAGGTTCTCTCAGAAGGTTCCTCTCTAGGTTGGTGCTCTTGGCAGCTCAATAACGAAACGTCTCATTATTGTTGTGAATTAAACTGATCCTGAGTCTGTCCGAAGGGTCTCTGGGTGGGGCAGAACTCATCTGGCCATGTTGGACCTGAACCGGGAACCAGCAGGGTCCAGTAGGCGCTGACCTTTGGGCCCAAATGACTCCAAAATGATTGTTGCAGAGCTTCTGCCGCTCTGGGCTCACCAGCGCCCCCTACCGGAGCCTCAACTCTGAGCGCAGCGAACTGAAACATTGGCGTTGGAATAATCTGAGCCCATTTCCGGGTGCTGCTCACTATTTTGGAGTTTTCCTATTTTGTTAGAGTCCAACTGTCAGTCTCAAAGAGAACCAAGTTGGTTATAACATGGTTATAACATGTTATAGCATGGTTATAAACACCTCCTTTACCTTCATTTTAGGTTTATTTTTAGTTGCATTATAACCAAAGAGGCACGTTTCCAACTTTTGTAATGTGGCGTCAGTAGTTTAAATAAAgttattctttcttttaaagGGGGGGGTGCCTTCCTGCCGGAAGTGACGCAGCCCCTCAAGATGGCGTCAGATTCAAACGGCTTTCGGGTGCGTGTTGGCTTGTTTACGAAAgggatttaaaatgtaataaaacgaCCTTGAAGGAGGAGTTTTATATTTCACTCGTGGTTTCAGGGCGCTCGTGGTAGTTACAGTAAATGTGCGCAAATGGTCCGCGAACGTTTTCATGCAGTTCGTATTTACGCGTCCTGCAATAAAATCTGCTTAAATGATGCTTAAATGATGCCGGAAGGTAAAGCGCcatctttgtgtgtctgtactgTTGTAACAGGCCTTTTCCTGTTCAACTTGTGGCGAAAATGACCGTTTTTAATGGGTCGGGCTTTGTTTGAGTGTTGCCCGGGTAACAGAAGCAACCACGAACAAACGACCTGTTGATTCATGGAGCGATCACCTGATCTCATCACCTGATCTTTAGGGActttaaagcagcagctgagTGATGCAAACCGGGACAGCAGAGTCCAGGAGACAACCAGGACTTGGAGGACGGGAGGAGAGTCATGGAGAGCCACGAGGAACCCCAGCGAGGGCCAGGAAGAGCAcggagcaggagagcaggaggttTGTGGATCACCTTCCTGAGTGCTGTCCAGCTGATGCAGCTTCTGCTGGTGAAACAggctgaaagagaagaagaaaggaagaagagaagaagacagaagtCAACGGGATGGGGGAAGGAACAGCAGGGCCGCCGATGAAGGAGTCCCGGAGTTGGGAAGGCCGAGGCTGGAAATCCATcagctgcagaaggaaaaaCTGGAGCTGATGGCGGCTCACAACCAGGAGGTGCAGAGCAAGTCTGATGGCGTCCAGCTGGAACCATCAATCAAAATGAGGATATTTGTGCTGTCAGACGTGCAGGTTGCAGGCTGAGCTGACCAGGCTCCGGTCCCAGCTGGAGCGAGGTGAAGcccagcaggtggagctccAGTACCAGCTGAGCCTCCACCAGAGACCCAGCAGGGAGAGGTGCAGCCTGGCAGGTAaagcaaggaggaggaggccacagCTTCATGTCAGGAGAggcaaccgtgtgtgtgtgtgtgtgtgtgtgtgtgggtgtgtggggtgtgtgggtgtgcgtgtgtgtggggggtcagAGCAAGCAGCTCAGCTCCAGCAGACGGTTCAGGAGCTGCAGAAAGTTCTGGACCTGACCCAGAGGGCGAGGGAGGAGGACTGCCGtgtacagcaacaggaagtagaGGAGCGCGACGCCTTGATCCAAAACATCACCTCTGAAAACCAGCGACTGCATCAACTGCTGCAggtttcacccccccccccccctctctctctcacacacacacacacacacacacacacacacacacacacatgtttttgtgccCTCAGGATCAGGAGGGGGCTCTGAAGGAGCTGGATCAGAGGATAGAGGAGGTGCAGAAGGAGACTGGGGTGAAGAGAGAGTTCACCAAAGAGCTGAAGCACctgagggaagaggagaagagaaggacacgagagaaggaggtgaggaaccagaggggggagaaggaaggtgaggaggaggaagggtggcAGGAGGTGACGTTTTGTGTGTCAGGCTTCAGAGGAGAAGATCAGTGGTCTGGAGATGATCGTGGAGGCGGAGCGATCTGCTCACCTGGAGACCAGATTCACCTGTCAGCTGCTCCAGGTAACCAGCAACGGCGGCCAATCACTTCCTCTAAAAACTGCTCAAATGTCAAATGCAACACAATTAAGGAACGACGTGTAAAGTCCAGGCTGGCCTGTTCCCCGCCAGAGGACATGTTGAGGTGCACCTggggggtgggaggagcccTGAGCACCTGACGGGAGGTGGGACatgtggaggaagtggtggcgTGCGGAGCTCTCTTGCTCCGCCATGTTGTGGCTGTTGTCCAGGAGAGTTCCTCGGAGATGAGCACTCCCAGGAACTTGGTGCTGTCTCCCTCTGCAACACCGTTGCCGCTCCCCGGGGGGCGCCGCGCAGCTCTGGGGGGTGAACTGGAGCAGCTCCGGCCAAAAGTCCAGCTCATCCTGGGATCTCTGGTGTTTCAGCTGCGGGGGGAGGACCTGCAGGCTGCACTAGAACTGGAGCGCtccaaccagcagggggcgctgcaccGCGCGGCGCTGCTGAGAGCCGAGCTGAGGGAGGCTGAGCGAGCTGTGAgccagcagagagagaagaaccaCGGCACAGAGCGAGCCCTGGAGCGGTGAGGCGCCAGCTGCCAGCAGGGTCGCTTCAGACTGCAGCTTCAGCCCCCGTCTGTGTGCAGGTCAgagaaggagctgaagcagATCACGTCCAGCCTGCACAGAGAGAAGagcatgacctctgacctcacaggGAAGctagaagaggagaagaggcacCACGCCGACACACGACAGGTAACTGCAAGGGGCAAGACTACAACTCCCAGAGTGCACTGCACCACACAAGCCGGGTTCctttcagctcttcctcttctgctccttcaTTCAGAGGTGGCGCCAGGCTGTCCAGATGTTGGCAGATGTCCGAGAAGTTCTCCTCCAAAACAGCTCCTCAGgtagcgcgcacacacacacacacgcacgcacgcacgcacgcacgcacacacacacacacacacacacacacacacacacacacacacacacacacacaggcagctgctgggtcacatgTCAACCTGTCCACTGTGTGTAGGCTCAAGTCCAGCAAAGCATGATGGGAGCTGGAGTCCAGCTgaggtcctgcagctgctggaggcaaCACTGGGCACCAGTAGAACCAGACTGGAAACAGCCAGCAACCAGGCACTTTCATCACTTTAAGCGtatctgccccctggtggctggctTCAGAACAACGTGGAGACAGACCGCCGTCTTCGGTGGGACGCATGCATGTAAACGGTCTCTGTCCCCGTCAGGTCCAGAAGCttgaggaagagaagcagagtcTCCATCAGCTGACCACAGAGCAGCTAGGGCGGCTGGAGGTGACCCCGGCCCAGCTCCCCGCTGACCCAGCGCTCTGGCCGCAGCCTTCTCATACTGTCATACTTGTCCAGGAGTCACAGCAGGAGGTCCTCAGGCTGCAGGAAGGCCTGGCCCAGCTTCAGCAGGAAGCCTCGGAGTGGTCCGCCCAGATCCAGGGTCTGCAGGGTCAGCTGGAGCGGGAGCGGCAGGAGAGGACGGCGGAAGCTCTGAAGCTGACGCAAGAATTCCAGCGGGAGTCACAGGTGAGGTCCGTCCCCGATGTCCTCAGAGTCCAGGACAGACCGGAGCGTTTCACTGGGAccactgcttcctcacctctcctcctcctcggggcttcacctctgctgtcagtaCCGcgctgaatctgtgtgtgtgtgtgtgtgtgtgtctgtgtgtgtgtgtgtgtgtgtgtgtgtgtgtctcaggctCGTCTATCTTTCCTCGAGTGTGTGTACCAGCGCCTCCTGGCTCGTTGTGTCCTCCTCAATCAGCCCCAGAGCATGCTGGGTAACTTCACCTGGAATGaactctgtgatgtcatcaatgAGCAGATCGAccagttgacctctgacctgcagaaTGCCAATGAGAAGGTGAACATTGTGTTGTGTTACTGAGAGTTTGAAgggggaagagtgtgtgtgtgtgtgtgtgtgtgtgtgtgtgtgtgtgtgtgtgtgtgtgagacaggaaGACAAATGTTGGAACTGGAACAGCTCCTCCATCTTTATTCTCCTGGTTTCATTCAGTTATTGAtgccacaaacaggaaaccacaaacaggaaaccacaaacaggaaaccacaaacaggaaaccacaaacaggaaaccacaaacaggaaaccacaaacaggaaacctgtcagatgttttctttcatgATTCAGTGAAATGAGTTTATCTTCACACCTTCTGTCAAATGTTTCTATCAAGGTGTCAAAGacatgaggaggagcagcacctCCCTCATGATGCTAAAACACCTGCTAACGCTACCGCCTAGCTCACCTGTGAGCCGCCATCAGTGTTAGCTCAGCTTCACCCTCAGGTGTTTCATCTTCCaggttctccagctgcagcgcagtcaggaggacgtggaggagcacatgaggaggagggaggagacctggagccagcagcacacacacaccgtggcagagctgcaggtaacacacacacacacacacacacacacaccgtggcagagctgcaggtaacacacacacacacacacacaccgtggcagagctgcaggtaacacacacacacacaccgtggcagagctgcaggtaacacacacacacacacacacaccgtggcagagctgcaggtaacacacacacacactgtggcagagctgcaggtaacacacacacacacaccgtggcagagctgcaggtaacacacacacacacacacacactgtggcagagctgcaggtaacacacacacacacaccgtggcagagctgcaggtaacacacacacacacacacaccgtggcagagctgcaggtaacacacacacacactgtggcagagctgcaggtaacacacacacacacaccgtggcagagctgcaggtaacacacacacacacacacactgtggcagagctgcaggtaacacacacacacacacacacacacacacacactgtggcagagctgcaggtaacacacacacacactgtggcagagctgcaggtaacacacacacacacaccgtggcagagctgcaggtaacacacacacacacacacacacaccgtggcagagctgcaggtaacacacacacacactgtggcagagctgcaggtaacacacacacacacacacacacaccgtggcagagctgcaggtaacacacacacacacacacaccaacatgctGGTGGCAGCTCAGCCTGCTGGGAGGGGAGGGTTGTAGGTTCGAGCCCCGGGGCCCCTCCCAccacaacaccttcagagcactgccctggtgcccttgagcaaaggGACCACCTGCCATCGTGGACCCTCCTGAGAGCCGGAGGGATCCAGAGGGATCCAGAGGGATCCGGAGGAGACCTTTGCTgacctcttctcctctctcaggCCTGTCGCTCTGAATGTGCCGCCGCCCGCCGTGGCGCCTCCTCTCTGCAGCGACGGCTGACCtcgctgacctccgacccctgCAGGAGGCGTGGCGAGGCCGCGTCCTTCCTGTGCGCCACTGGCCTGCTGGCGGGCGCTCTCAGACACGCCCACCGCTGTCTCGCCATGCTGCGCCACCAGAAAGCACAACTCTCCAGACGgttggaggagaaggaggtgctggaggaggaggtcaggaggctggctgctgctctgggggggcaggaggagcagggaggcgGAGCCCTGAGACGGTGGAGGACGGCCGTGTGGGCGCTGCTGGCGCTGCACAGGTGGCGCCAGCTCAGCCGCCACGCAACAGTGTTGTTCCAGGTGGAGGCGGGAAGAGGCGGGGCAACTGTGGGCATCTGTGGTGGGTGGAGTCCAAAAGCCCGGGCTCAGGTCTCAGCCAGGACAGGTGAGTAGTGCCACACTCCGAGTCCTGCGTGGCCCAGGCCTCCTTCATGTCTCAcctgacctgcagctcctccggaCCGTTGGGAGGAGTTTACCTGCTGGCTTCGCTCCCAAcgcctctcctccgccgtccTGGTCTCCATGgctggcctgcagggggcgctggagcaccctggtaaacacacacacacacacactcgctcctCAGCTCCAGCCGTCTCGTTCACCTGTCACCTCCTGTAGGCTCCTCCCCTCAACACCTGACATCTGCCTGTCGCTCTGCTGTGTCCCGCCTCCTGGAACACCTTGTGAGCCAATCAGAAgcggaggtcaccaaactgaTGGACCCACCAAAAAGCAAACCAGTACTGTGCTCACACCTGTTCAGACTTCAGTAGAAACAAAAGGACACGTGCGCTGTTATGGGTGCAAACATGTGCCTGTTTTTCTCAGACGTTAGGCTCCGCCCTccagcagcacttcctgctcttTAGCCAAAGGCTCCATTCAGCTGAGGTGGAGAGGCGGAGCCTGAGGCTGGAGCTGACCAatcagaagagagggaggaaagaggaggtggggagggacgcacacacacacacacacacacacacacacacacacacacacacacacacacacacacacacacacacaggggacctTCGGTCTTCGGCTCTGATGTTCTTCGGTCTTCAGCTCTGATGTTCTTCGGTCTTCAGCTCTGATGTTCTTTGGTCTTCAGCTCTGATGTTCTTCGGTCTTCAGCTCTGATGTTCTTCGGTCTTCAGCTCTGATGTTCTTTGGTCTTCGGCTCTGATGTTCTTCGGTCTTCAGCTCTGATGTTCTTCGGTCTTCAGCTCTGATGTTCTTCTGCAGCAGGTCCTCGGTGCGGCTGAGCTGAGGagagaacaggaagctgaggcGCTTCTGCAGGAACAGACCGATCAGCTTCCTGTGCTGCAGCGGCGGGCGAACACACACGCTGCCCAACACAGCGGGCTCACGCAGGTACGCCCTGACCACCACACTGGAACGTTTGGAGACGACCAGGAACCATCATTTGACCAGCAGAGCCTGGGCTGGCAGCATCAGGCTGATCCTGAACCTGACCCAGAGCCCTCAGGACCTCAGGCCGGGCTGAAGCTCCACCTTCACCCTGAATTCTGTGCCCGTGGTGCTGAGAGAAGGTGCTGATGGGGCTGTCACCTGTGCACAGGCGCTGGCGGCGGCTCAGCAGGAGGTCCGGCAGAAGGAGCGCTCCCTGAGGACTCTGGCTCAGCACCTGTTTGCTGTGCAGAGAGACCGGAAGCGGCTGGCCCGGAGACTGCGCCGGCTCCAGGGTGAGCTGAGCCACGCCGCCAGGTCAGTCACCGCCACCGCCGCAGCAACATCTGCTTTGATCCCCAGCTCCTTTGATGTGAAACCCAtgtttgcagctgcaggagctctttGATCAGCAGCCTGAAGGCCGCAGAGACAACCTGCCAGCAGGTACTCATGCTAACGCCGTGAGCATGCTAACGTGCACGCGCTAAAGGGGGCCTGACCCACTGTCTGCTCTGCAGGTCAGAGAGAGCCTCATCCAATCACAGCACGCCgctcagctccgccccctcaggtTACCCACACTCCTGGGAGTGAAGCAGGCAGAGAGCATGATGGGAGCTGCCTGCCAGGTAACGAGGACGTCAACATCCTGTTTCCCTGCCCTTCATGTCACTAaaggtttccccccccccatatctgCAGAgcttcttcacctccttctctcAGCTCCATCACGCCTGCGTCTCTCGGATCAATTGGTTGCAACAGGAAGCGTCTGCCTCCCAGAGTCACGTGACCTCGGTGCGTCGCCATCTCCAGGATGAGCGTTTCCAGGACAACCAGGCTTCCGTCCCTGTCAGATGGTTGTTTTGGAAAACAGGACATTACAAAATGAAACGTGCTTTCTGTACCACCTCAGGGCTTTGCTCCCGTCCTGCTCTCGGATTGctcaagccccgccccttccaaAGAAGACCCCGCCCCCCTCTCAAACCTCCCAGAGTCAAAGAAAAGTGAAGGAGGGTTAAACgaagggaaacaggaagtcagataacctgacttcctgttgacTCTGTAAAGCACCTGGAAACAATTCTGATGGTAAcagatgctaaataaataaaggtggatgatggatggatggatggatgatgga harbors:
- the ccdc171 gene encoding coiled-coil domain-containing protein 171 isoform X1, translating into MQTGTAESRRQPGLGGREESHGEPRGTPARARKSTEQESRRLKEKKKGRREEDRSQRDGGRNSRAADEGVPELGRPRLEIHQLQKEKLELMAAHNQETCRLQAELTRLRSQLERGEAQQVELQYQLSLHQRPSRERCSLAEQAAQLQQTVQELQKVLDLTQRAREEDCRVQQQEVEERDALIQNITSENQRLHQLLQDQEGALKELDQRIEEVQKETGVKREFTKELKHLREEEKRRTREKEASEEKISGLEMIVEAERSAHLETRFTCQLLQLRGEDLQAALELERSNQQGALHRAALLRAELREAERAVSQQREKNHGTERALERSEKELKQITSSLHREKSMTSDLTGKLEEEKRHHADTRQRWRQAVQMLADVREVLLQNSSSGSSPAKHDGSWSPAEVLQLLEATLGTSRTRLETASNQVQKLEEEKQSLHQLTTEQLGRLEESQQEVLRLQEGLAQLQQEASEWSAQIQGLQGQLERERQERTAEALKLTQEFQRESQARLSFLECVYQRLLARCVLLNQPQSMLGNFTWNELCDVINEQIDQLTSDLQNANEKVLQLQRSQEDVEEHMRRREETWSQQHTHTVAELQACRSECAAARRGASSLQRRLTSLTSDPCRRRGEAASFLCATGLLAGALRHAHRCLAMLRHQKAQLSRRLEEKEVLEEEVRRLAAALGGQEEQGGGALRRWRTAVWALLALHRWRQLSRHATVLFQVEAGRGGATVGICGGWSPKARAQVSARTAPPDRWEEFTCWLRSQRLSSAVLVSMAGLQGALEHPGSSPQHLTSACRSAVSRLLEHLVSQSEAEVTKLMDPPKSKPTLGSALQQHFLLFSQRLHSAEVERRSLRLELTNQKRGRKEEQVLGAAELRREQEAEALLQEQTDQLPVLQRRANTHAAQHSGLTQALAAAQQEVRQKERSLRTLAQHLFAVQRDRKRLARRLRRLQGELSHAASCRSSLISSLKAAETTCQQVRESLIQSQHAAQLRPLRLPTLLGVKQAESMMGAACQSFFTSFSQLHHACVSRINWLQQEASASQSHVTSGFAPVLLSDCSSPAPSKEDPAPLSNLPESKKSEGGLNEGKQEVR
- the ccdc171 gene encoding coiled-coil domain-containing protein 171 isoform X2, producing the protein MQTGTAESRRQPGLGGREESHGEPRGTPARARKSTEQESRRLKEKKKGRREEDRSQRDGGRNSRAADEGVPELGRPRLEIHQLQKEKLELMAAHNQETCRLQAELTRLRSQLERGEAQQVELQYQLSLHQRPSRERCSLAEQAAQLQQTVQELQKVLDLTQRAREEDCRVQQQEVEERDALIQNITSENQRLHQLLQDQEGALKELDQRIEEVQKETGVKREFTKELKHLREEEKRRTREKEASEEKISGLEMIVEAERSAHLETRFTCQLLQLRGEDLQAALELERSNQQGALHRAALLRAELREAERAVSQQREKNHGTERALERSEKELKQITSSLHREKSMTSDLTGKLEEEKRHHADTRQRWRQAVQMLADVREVLLQNSSSGSSPAKHDGSWSPAEVLQLLEATLGTSRTRLETASNQVQKLEEEKQSLHQLTTEQLGRLEESQQEVLRLQEGLAQLQQEASEWSAQIQGLQGQLERERQERTAEALKLTQEFQRESQARLSFLECVYQRLLARCVLLNQPQSMLGNFTWNELCDVINEQIDQLTSDLQNANEKVLQLQRSQEDVEEHMRRREETWSQQHTHTVAELQACRSECAAARRGASSLQRRLTSLTSDPCRRRGEAASFLCATGLLAGALRHAHRCLAMLRHQKAQLSRRLEEKEVLEEEVRRLAAALGGQEEQGGGALRRWRTAVWALLALHRWRQLSRHATVLFQVEAGRGGATVGICGGWSPKARAQVSARTAPPDRWEEFTCWLRSQRLSSAVLVSMAGLQGALEHPGSSPQHLTSACRSAVSRLLEHLVSQSEAEVTKLMDPPKSKPTLGSALQQHFLLFSQRLHSAEVERRSLRLELTNQKRGRKEEVLGAAELRREQEAEALLQEQTDQLPVLQRRANTHAAQHSGLTQALAAAQQEVRQKERSLRTLAQHLFAVQRDRKRLARRLRRLQGELSHAASCRSSLISSLKAAETTCQQVRESLIQSQHAAQLRPLRLPTLLGVKQAESMMGAACQSFFTSFSQLHHACVSRINWLQQEASASQSHVTSGFAPVLLSDCSSPAPSKEDPAPLSNLPESKKSEGGLNEGKQEVR
- the ccdc171 gene encoding coiled-coil domain-containing protein 171 isoform X3, whose product is MQTGTAESRRQPGLGGREESHGEPRGTPARARKSTEQESRRLKEKKKGRREEDRSQRDGGRNSRAADEGVPELGRPRLEIHQLQKEKLELMAAHNQETCRLQAELTRLRSQLERGEAQQVELQYQLSLHQRPSRERCSLAEQAAQLQQTVQELQKVLDLTQRAREEDCRVQQQEVEERDALIQNITSENQRLHQLLQDQEGALKELDQRIEEVQKETGVKREFTKELKHLREEEKRRTREKEASEEKISGLEMIVEAERSAHLETRFTCQLLQLRGEDLQAALELERSNQQGALHRAALLRAELREAERAVSQQREKNHGTERALERSEKELKQITSSLHREKSMTSDLTGKLEEEKRHHADTRQRWRQAVQMLADVREVLLQNSSSGSSPAKHDGSWSPAEVLQLLEATLGTSRTRLETASNQVQKLEEEKQSLHQLTTEQLGRLEESQQEVLRLQEGLAQLQQEASEWSAQIQGLQGQLERERQERTAEALKLTQEFQRESQARLSFLECVYQRLLARCVLLNQPQSMLGNFTWNELCDVINEQIDQLTSDLQNANEKVLQLQRSQEDVEEHMRRREETWSQQHTHTVAELQACRSECAAARRGASSLQRRLTSLTSDPCRRRGEAASFLCATGLLAGALRHAHRCLAMLRHQKAQLSRRLEEKEVLEEEVRRLAAALGGQEEQGGGALRRWRTAVWALLALHRWRQLSRHATVLFQVEAGRGGATVGICGGWSPKARAQVSARTAPPDRWEEFTCWLRSQRLSSAVLVSMAGLQGALEHPGSSPQHLTSACRSAVSRLLEHLVSQSEAEVTKLMDPPKSKPTLGSALQQHFLLFSQRLHSAEVERRSLRLELTNQKRGRKEEL